A window of the Stigmatella aurantiaca genome harbors these coding sequences:
- a CDS encoding DUF350 domain-containing protein: protein MLLLGAVVSVQGLLASVIYSLIGLAVFVAGFYVIKLILPFDVNKEIEADQNTALGIVIGSFILGLAIIVASAISG from the coding sequence ATGTTGCTATTGGGTGCGGTGGTGAGCGTGCAGGGGCTGCTGGCGAGCGTCATCTACTCGCTCATCGGGCTGGCGGTGTTCGTGGCGGGCTTCTACGTCATCAAGCTCATCCTCCCGTTCGACGTGAACAAGGAGATCGAAGCGGACCAGAACACGGCGCTGGGCATCGTCATCGGCTCCTTCATCCTCGGGCTGGCCATCATCGTGGCCTCGGCCATCTCGGGGTGA
- a CDS encoding polyamine aminopropyltransferase, translating into MNKTLLFVTVLVIATCGLIYELIVGALASYLLGDSITQFSTVIGGYLFAMGIGSYLSRFIDKGLAQRFVEIELGVALVGGLCAPLLFLTFTLTDVFHVALYGSVLVIGTLVGLEIPLLLRILKDQVQFKDLVSQVLTFDYLGALAASVSFPLLFVPKLGLVRTSLLFGLLNALVGLWSTWLLAPVLGNPTRLRVKAVGLSLFLVVGLALGDRLTTFYEDQLYADEVVHASNSPYQRIILTRGKRGFSLFLNGNLQFASIDEYRYHESLVHPALVRAGSVERVLILGGGDGLAAREALRYPEVKSVTLVDLDPAITGLATGYGELAALNGHALSHPKVRVINTDAMKFLAEGEGLFDAVIVDFPDPNNFSLGKLYTTGFYKLLKRRLAPEGVAVIQSTSPLFARRSFWCVNETLKAAGFWTEPYHALVPSFGEWGYVLVSHGPVPRRRALPEGLSFLNDATLASLTQFSPDMGPLPAEVNRLNNQVLVHYYEEEWSRWN; encoded by the coding sequence GTGAACAAGACGCTGCTGTTCGTCACCGTGCTGGTCATCGCCACGTGTGGGCTCATCTACGAGCTCATCGTGGGGGCGCTGGCCAGCTATCTGCTGGGCGACTCCATCACCCAGTTCTCCACCGTCATCGGCGGCTACCTGTTCGCCATGGGCATCGGCAGCTACCTGTCGCGCTTCATCGACAAGGGGCTGGCGCAGCGCTTCGTGGAGATCGAACTGGGCGTGGCGCTGGTGGGCGGGCTGTGTGCCCCGCTGCTGTTCCTCACCTTCACGCTGACGGATGTGTTCCACGTCGCGCTGTATGGCAGCGTGCTGGTGATTGGCACGCTGGTGGGGCTGGAGATTCCCCTGCTGCTGCGCATCCTCAAGGACCAGGTGCAGTTCAAGGACCTGGTCAGCCAGGTGCTGACGTTCGACTACCTGGGCGCGCTGGCGGCGAGCGTCTCCTTCCCGCTGCTGTTCGTGCCCAAGCTGGGGCTGGTGCGCACCTCGCTGCTCTTCGGGCTGCTCAACGCGCTGGTGGGGTTGTGGAGCACGTGGCTCCTGGCGCCAGTGCTCGGAAACCCCACGCGGCTGCGGGTGAAGGCGGTGGGGCTGTCGCTGTTCCTGGTGGTGGGGCTGGCGCTGGGCGACCGGCTGACCACCTTCTACGAGGACCAGCTCTACGCGGACGAGGTGGTGCACGCCTCCAACTCCCCGTACCAGCGCATCATCCTCACCCGGGGCAAGCGGGGCTTCTCGCTGTTTCTCAACGGCAACCTGCAGTTCGCGAGCATCGACGAGTACCGCTACCACGAGTCCCTGGTGCACCCGGCCCTGGTGCGCGCGGGCTCGGTGGAGCGGGTGCTCATCCTGGGAGGCGGGGACGGGCTGGCGGCGCGCGAGGCGCTGCGCTACCCGGAGGTGAAGTCCGTCACGCTGGTGGACCTGGACCCGGCCATCACCGGGCTGGCCACAGGCTACGGGGAACTGGCGGCGCTCAACGGCCACGCGCTCTCGCATCCGAAGGTACGGGTCATCAACACGGACGCGATGAAGTTCCTGGCGGAAGGCGAGGGGCTCTTCGATGCCGTCATCGTGGACTTCCCGGATCCGAACAACTTCTCGCTGGGCAAGCTGTACACCACGGGCTTCTACAAGCTCCTGAAGCGCCGGCTGGCGCCGGAAGGCGTGGCCGTCATCCAGAGCACGAGCCCGCTGTTCGCGCGCCGCTCGTTCTGGTGCGTGAACGAGACGCTGAAGGCCGCGGGCTTCTGGACGGAGCCGTACCACGCGCTGGTGCCCTCCTTTGGCGAGTGGGGGTACGTGCTGGTCTCCCATGGGCCGGTGCCGCGCCGCCGCGCGCTGCCCGAGGGGCTGTCCTTCCTCAATGACGCCACGCTGGCCTCGCTCACCCAGTTCTCCCCCGACATGGGCCCGCTGCCCGCGGAGGTGAACCGGCTGAACAACCAGGTGCTGGTGCACTACTACGAGGAGGAGTGGAGCCGGTGGAACTGA
- a CDS encoding NAD(P)/FAD-dependent oxidoreductase, whose product MELTRRELIAAFLGSAVAAGACQRSRPRASVPGALVDRAMETGHRLRGGPLPRAEGAEPVEVLIVGSGIAGLSAAWRLAAAGVKDVRVVELEDEAGGTSRSGKNAVSAFPWGAHYLPAPLTEQGAVLRLLRELGVVSGMDAEGYPVFPEELLIREPEERLFYKGAWYEGLYLRAGASGADLAELARFEARMNTFAAARDAKGRKAFAVPTALSSDDAEWTALDAVTMAQWLEAEGFRSPRLKWLVDYACRDDYGTTAEGVSAWAGIWYFAARQDGRGERSEGFLSWPEGNGRLVRHLLGAVAPRQVERQVLVHTVEPGVDGCRVEALEAGTGKPRAFQARQVVFAGPRFVAAHVVAPWRQRRPEWMGAFAYGPWVVANLTLSSPPQSHGFPLAWDNVFYESRSLGYVAATHQMLRQDDSGPTVLTWYLPLAGLDVKAERERVLAAGYADWEGLVMADMLPAHPGIAAQAQRLEVMRWGHAMIRPTPGFMWGPTRFAAQESLGRTLHFAHTDLGGMALFEEANWFGVKAAERVLAELGRPQASWL is encoded by the coding sequence GTGGAACTGACGCGGCGGGAGCTGATTGCCGCATTCCTGGGTTCGGCGGTGGCGGCGGGCGCGTGCCAGCGCTCGCGCCCCCGGGCCTCCGTGCCCGGCGCGCTGGTGGACCGGGCGATGGAGACGGGCCACCGCCTGCGGGGCGGGCCGTTGCCGCGCGCCGAAGGGGCCGAGCCTGTCGAGGTCCTCATCGTCGGCTCGGGGATCGCGGGCCTGTCCGCGGCCTGGCGGCTCGCGGCGGCGGGCGTGAAGGACGTGCGGGTGGTGGAGCTGGAGGACGAGGCCGGGGGCACCTCTCGCTCGGGGAAGAACGCGGTGTCCGCCTTCCCGTGGGGCGCCCATTACCTGCCCGCGCCGCTGACGGAGCAGGGGGCGGTGCTGCGGCTCCTGCGGGAGCTGGGCGTCGTGTCCGGGATGGACGCGGAGGGCTACCCGGTGTTCCCGGAGGAGCTGCTCATCCGCGAGCCGGAGGAGCGGCTCTTCTACAAGGGCGCCTGGTACGAGGGGCTGTACCTGCGCGCGGGCGCGAGCGGGGCGGACCTGGCGGAGCTGGCCCGCTTCGAGGCCCGGATGAACACGTTCGCCGCGGCGCGGGACGCGAAGGGGCGCAAGGCGTTCGCCGTGCCCACGGCGCTCAGCAGCGATGACGCGGAGTGGACGGCGCTCGACGCGGTGACCATGGCCCAGTGGCTGGAGGCCGAGGGCTTCCGCTCGCCCCGGCTGAAGTGGCTGGTGGACTACGCGTGCCGGGATGACTACGGCACCACGGCGGAGGGCGTGTCCGCCTGGGCGGGCATCTGGTACTTCGCCGCGCGCCAGGACGGGCGGGGGGAGCGCAGCGAGGGCTTCCTGAGCTGGCCCGAGGGCAATGGCCGGCTGGTGCGGCACCTGCTGGGGGCGGTGGCGCCGCGGCAGGTGGAGCGCCAGGTGCTGGTGCACACCGTGGAGCCGGGCGTGGACGGGTGCCGGGTGGAGGCGCTGGAGGCGGGGACAGGCAAGCCCCGGGCATTCCAGGCGCGCCAGGTGGTGTTCGCCGGGCCGCGCTTCGTGGCGGCGCACGTGGTGGCGCCGTGGCGCCAGCGGCGCCCGGAGTGGATGGGAGCCTTCGCCTACGGGCCGTGGGTGGTGGCCAACCTCACGCTGTCGAGCCCGCCCCAGTCGCACGGCTTTCCGCTGGCCTGGGACAACGTCTTCTACGAGAGCCGCAGCCTGGGCTACGTGGCGGCCACGCACCAGATGCTGCGCCAGGACGACTCGGGGCCCACGGTGCTCACCTGGTACCTGCCGCTGGCGGGGCTGGACGTGAAGGCCGAGCGGGAGCGGGTGCTGGCGGCGGGCTATGCGGACTGGGAGGGGCTGGTGATGGCGGACATGCTCCCGGCGCACCCGGGCATTGCTGCCCAGGCGCAGCGCCTGGAGGTGATGCGCTGGGGCCACGCGATGATCCGGCCCACCCCCGGCTTCATGTGGGGGCCGACGCGCTTCGCGGCTCAGGAGAGCCTGGGCCGGACGCTTCACTTCGCGCACACGGACCTGGGAGGCATGGCCCTGTTCGAGGAGGCGAACTGGTTCGGGGTGAAGGCGGCGGAGCGCGTGCTCGCGGAGCTGGGACGCCCGCAGGCCAGCTGGCTGTAG
- the mug gene encoding G/U mismatch-specific DNA glycosylase: MEPPRRPTRAELDAAVGRTMPDIIAPGLRVLFCGINPSLYSVVVGHHFARPGNRFWPTLHAAGFTPRRLKPAEQLELVGLGYGITNVVDRATATAAELSAEELVQGGRQLVAKVRRYRPRFIAVLGVSAYRAAFNRPEAVLGLQPEPLGEARLWVLPNPSGLNAHYRLEDLARLYAELRHVAASG, translated from the coding sequence ATGGAGCCTCCTCGAAGACCCACGCGGGCGGAGCTGGACGCGGCCGTGGGGCGGACGATGCCGGACATCATCGCCCCCGGGCTGCGCGTCCTCTTCTGCGGCATCAACCCCAGCCTGTACTCCGTGGTGGTGGGCCACCACTTCGCCCGTCCGGGCAACCGCTTCTGGCCCACCCTGCATGCGGCGGGCTTCACCCCGCGCCGGTTGAAGCCCGCCGAGCAGCTCGAGTTGGTGGGGCTCGGCTACGGCATCACCAACGTGGTGGACCGAGCGACGGCCACCGCCGCCGAGCTGTCCGCCGAGGAGCTGGTGCAGGGCGGCCGCCAGCTCGTGGCCAAGGTGCGGCGCTACCGGCCCCGCTTCATCGCCGTGCTGGGCGTGAGCGCCTACCGGGCCGCGTTCAACCGCCCCGAGGCCGTCCTGGGGCTCCAGCCCGAGCCCCTGGGAGAGGCCCGGCTCTGGGTGCTCCCCAACCCGAGCGGGCTCAACGCCCACTACCGGCTGGAGGACCTGGCGCGGCTGTATGCCGAGCTGCGGCACGTGGCCGCGAGCGGGTAA
- a CDS encoding OmpA family protein, translating to MAAALLMGTQASAQATAELPGFNLERLQTNTGRGTVLIGNGELMVPGGLSVSLLGHYQRMPLELDDGERTLQVVRDRATALLSASYGLLPWLEVSAQLPFVLWQQGDDPNEIGLARLTAQGLSTPVLQARLGLLSRRYRQPVDLSADLGVGLPFGSGQALAGDNKPRFHARMVVGTVVRGLNPSFEAGVLFRPSILLTTSEGIAKPGARSEIHLGASLATTGKGARGEFGLRAIVARQTSVEVLGGLRFPLLVGLDAFLLGGPGLGAAPGAAQFRMLAGVSFRHEPPPPISFIDEAEDHELQLSMATPKPPPEENSLRPVSTWEFNSLTRGEPQDGTAGNAAAQEPLRPYQPAPQERLVLRGEVRFAQGSSALTGVVPLLDQVVLQWSEHPGQGLIIVEGHADTEKAETSDMFMSLQRAQAVRRYLIDQGIPGTRVRIRGLGSDWPISAHPATEQEHQLNRRAEVLVITKAEEEATTRVPAP from the coding sequence ATGGCCGCAGCCCTGCTGATGGGCACGCAAGCTTCGGCGCAAGCCACAGCGGAATTGCCTGGTTTCAACCTGGAACGGCTCCAGACGAATACAGGCCGCGGCACGGTGCTCATCGGCAACGGTGAGCTCATGGTCCCAGGCGGGTTGAGCGTGAGCCTGCTGGGTCATTACCAGCGCATGCCCCTGGAGTTGGACGACGGCGAGCGGACCCTGCAGGTCGTACGAGACAGGGCCACGGCCCTCCTCTCCGCCAGCTACGGCCTCCTGCCATGGCTTGAGGTGAGCGCCCAACTGCCCTTCGTGCTCTGGCAGCAAGGCGATGATCCGAACGAGATAGGACTCGCACGGTTGACTGCCCAGGGGCTGAGCACCCCGGTGTTACAAGCCCGGCTCGGGCTGCTGTCTCGCCGCTACCGGCAACCGGTGGACCTCTCGGCGGACCTGGGCGTGGGGCTTCCCTTTGGCTCCGGGCAGGCCCTGGCGGGTGATAACAAGCCGCGCTTCCACGCACGCATGGTGGTGGGAACGGTGGTTCGTGGGTTGAACCCCTCCTTCGAGGCGGGCGTGCTGTTCCGGCCCTCCATCCTTCTGACCACCTCGGAAGGAATTGCCAAGCCTGGCGCCCGCTCGGAGATCCACCTGGGCGCCTCGCTGGCCACCACGGGCAAGGGTGCGCGGGGCGAGTTCGGCCTGAGGGCCATCGTCGCGCGGCAAACCTCCGTGGAAGTGCTGGGCGGCCTGCGCTTCCCCCTGCTGGTCGGTCTGGATGCCTTCTTGCTCGGCGGACCCGGCCTGGGGGCAGCCCCCGGCGCCGCCCAGTTCCGCATGCTCGCGGGCGTTTCCTTCCGCCACGAGCCCCCGCCCCCCATCTCCTTCATCGACGAGGCCGAGGACCACGAGCTTCAGCTCTCCATGGCCACGCCGAAGCCGCCCCCGGAGGAGAACTCCCTGCGTCCTGTCAGCACCTGGGAGTTCAACTCCCTCACCCGGGGGGAGCCCCAGGACGGAACCGCCGGAAACGCGGCCGCGCAAGAGCCGCTGCGGCCTTACCAGCCGGCGCCCCAGGAGCGGCTCGTGCTGCGCGGAGAAGTCCGCTTCGCCCAGGGCAGCTCCGCCCTGACGGGTGTGGTGCCCCTGCTGGACCAGGTGGTCCTGCAATGGTCCGAGCACCCGGGCCAAGGGCTCATCATCGTCGAAGGGCATGCGGACACGGAGAAGGCCGAGACCTCGGACATGTTCATGTCCCTGCAGCGCGCGCAGGCGGTCCGGCGGTACCTGATCGACCAGGGCATTCCGGGAACGCGGGTGCGCATCCGGGGCCTGGGCTCGGACTGGCCCATCAGCGCCCACCCCGCCACCGAGCAGGAGCACCAGCTCAACCGCCGGGCCGAGGTGCTCGTCATCACGAAGGCCGAAGAGGAAGCGACGACCCGGGTCCCCGCTCCCTGA
- a CDS encoding choice-of-anchor D domain-containing protein codes for MLRLSVMAVMGLGLLASCGPAELPSSEPSHEPAKAFSALFADGGDAGADGGDAGPPDAGPPDAGPEDAGPCAASSAVDGGHPLRFAQATLNFEDLPVGQYKQLTVQVLNDSVVPIASVLSFSGAAEGNPFVTVPSVDSPFDVASSSSIAVIFTPDARAAYARTLTVTSTNGCWSDTLEIMGRGVAPVLTPTPLIVNLPDTPVNTQSPVSAVTVKNEGSAALTVTGVKMTGSHQTLFQISPQSFTVEVGKSRDVDVRFVPGANEVTATTKLSFLSNDPQGVQREVTLNARGVNPQLSVLPGNLPFGERVLHDAGVLSLRATKSGLGTLNVTDVAISGTGTDQFTVTPKTFSIGEGSDGGVNLTVTFNPSAPGDAGVTLSFLSNQTTGTPAVVRASGRGISPELELSAAAIPFPDQQINTAKMESLTVTNNGTGTLVFDAAFSSNPSGFFQLSETRLLVPENQSRTLGVTFHPMAQGPFLATLTYSTNEVGSPTGTISLSGRGINPVLAFNPSDAGFPEQLVGSDGGTLTIMATNSGSGTVKVTKVVMTGNAEHFKVSPATFDVPSGADAGTPLTVQFAPKFKVDAGVVLTFESNQSAGPMAAVSLHGRGVEPRYSVPELLDFEERLVSAQAQKTLTFENTGTGVLHITQIALQGADQAYFDLQEHALSIPENASRDLNVTFRPESARLFDAQLTFASNQPNRTSGSVNLRGKGVSLGYTLSAPSLDFGFVGLGTSSTQPIEGTLMVSNTGTGTITLNLQVEGGASAFTVNPATLTVPQGQSRPIPVTFTPSQESTAQANLKITSNIQGRLDTLVMKGTGARPNFQVEPPSLEFGPMYSGGAATLPVTIRNMGNVPIRLVSMGLSPETGIFTHTASLPREIAVGSAGFYTFNVRFAPRAQDAFSSHSSSLTIQATSATGQGTGTAPTESKTVLLTGTKANAPQLSMDLPGGKHNFGSVQVGAESKLTITLSNSSSAPVYVAGITEALPHFHVVYADPLTQPITNTSPWTFQVVFSPTQEASTGERMLNVNFLGFESLPFTVQGSGVAAKMSFDPLVLDFKNQRVETTSGAKLVLIKNEGSTDLVISQILPSDNVFSFTAVETLTDGDGRALAALDGGTPSPPDGGWTVGPQKHLAVFVQFTPKELVAKEEQLIVLSKYFSAGDGGFPVLKGTGVDGRLVLASDGGLVFDGVEVGTSGTQFARLVNVGNYPLRLESIDASASSAFSLSRECEGVVLEQDGGSCPVGVTFTPPYRGAFVEDAVVTSDSPTNGELRIQLSGKAVAADMKLLPGELRFGPSNLGEAITREFSVVNDGERDLLVSRIAIESSGADAGTEGSFLVEESDGGSQFRVDAGASASVRISFMPRTAGGHVGRAVVYSNGVRGDGGTMAVQLEGSGVAPVLQMSPDGGLLFANTPVGGHSVLPLTVKNVGEGQLKLSNIVVRGLDMSTFEVSPSSLQPLAKDATATLTVTMSPQAERQFFAQVEMTSNELSHPLVSVPLTGAGGSRKIQIPPLLNFGLQLVNKTSAKRIVTLVNRDQQPVVIKKLELEQETVGQFVHDEIPSDYTLAPYPIGQDAGTSYHQLDLGMVFTPTAEAKVSARLKIYMDDSPAPRVVELRGEGTSSVFSMSPPALEFGVVRSGSKVDKRLTITNLSDEPVTLYGPSQSYTKGEGFQILDWSEGVPRQLDGGASTTVQVSYEVPKQTLSEATLIFSSEPRQRRGVEVPMTGRTIDLTVSVKPDNLDFERVDVGAPAESREVVITNNSSSAQKVDVGQSLEDSPFTLEAAALASPIPAGGSASFTVTFEPQTTSLAESEVLVRVQGTETPEVRLPVRGQGRSLTGQGGGCSFGSTGVGSASLLALMALWVWGSRRRNG; via the coding sequence GTGCTCCGACTCAGCGTCATGGCCGTGATGGGGTTGGGGTTACTGGCCTCTTGTGGTCCGGCCGAGCTGCCGTCATCCGAGCCGTCGCACGAGCCGGCCAAGGCCTTCTCGGCCCTGTTCGCGGATGGTGGAGACGCGGGCGCGGATGGTGGAGACGCGGGACCTCCGGACGCGGGGCCGCCAGACGCAGGACCGGAAGATGCGGGCCCCTGTGCTGCTAGCAGTGCCGTCGATGGGGGACATCCGCTTCGGTTCGCGCAGGCAACGCTGAACTTCGAGGATCTCCCTGTGGGGCAGTACAAGCAGCTGACCGTCCAGGTGCTCAATGACAGCGTGGTACCGATTGCGAGTGTTTTGAGCTTCAGTGGCGCTGCCGAGGGGAACCCCTTCGTCACGGTTCCGTCTGTCGATTCCCCTTTCGACGTCGCGAGTTCGTCTTCCATCGCGGTGATCTTCACGCCCGATGCGCGAGCGGCCTATGCGCGCACCCTGACGGTGACCAGCACCAATGGGTGCTGGTCCGACACGCTCGAAATCATGGGAAGAGGCGTGGCGCCGGTGCTCACGCCCACCCCGTTGATCGTGAATCTGCCTGATACACCCGTCAACACGCAGAGTCCGGTATCGGCTGTGACGGTGAAGAATGAGGGGTCCGCGGCGCTCACGGTCACCGGTGTGAAGATGACGGGCTCGCACCAGACGCTCTTTCAGATCAGCCCGCAGAGCTTCACGGTGGAGGTGGGCAAGAGCAGAGACGTGGATGTGAGGTTCGTGCCCGGCGCCAATGAGGTGACCGCCACCACCAAGCTCTCCTTCTTGAGCAATGATCCACAAGGGGTACAACGGGAAGTCACCCTTAATGCGAGGGGCGTGAACCCCCAGCTGTCGGTCCTCCCCGGCAACCTCCCCTTCGGCGAGCGGGTCCTTCATGACGCGGGAGTCCTGAGCCTGAGGGCCACCAAGAGCGGCCTGGGGACCCTCAACGTGACCGACGTTGCGATCTCTGGAACCGGAACGGATCAGTTCACCGTCACTCCCAAGACCTTCTCCATCGGAGAGGGCAGTGACGGGGGCGTGAACCTCACCGTCACGTTCAACCCCAGCGCGCCTGGAGATGCTGGAGTGACCCTGTCCTTCCTCAGCAACCAGACCACGGGAACTCCGGCGGTGGTCCGTGCCTCGGGCCGGGGCATCTCGCCAGAGCTGGAGCTGTCCGCTGCGGCGATCCCCTTTCCGGATCAGCAAATCAATACGGCCAAGATGGAGTCTCTGACGGTCACCAACAACGGCACGGGAACCCTGGTTTTCGATGCCGCGTTCAGCAGCAACCCGTCAGGGTTTTTCCAGCTCTCGGAGACACGCCTGCTGGTTCCCGAGAACCAATCCCGGACGTTGGGGGTGACCTTTCATCCCATGGCCCAGGGCCCGTTCCTGGCCACGTTGACCTACTCGACCAATGAGGTGGGCAGCCCCACGGGCACGATTTCGCTCAGCGGCCGGGGAATCAACCCCGTCCTCGCGTTCAACCCCAGCGACGCGGGGTTCCCCGAGCAGCTGGTGGGCTCCGATGGCGGCACGTTGACGATCATGGCCACCAATAGCGGCTCGGGCACCGTCAAGGTCACGAAAGTGGTGATGACGGGCAATGCGGAACACTTCAAGGTGTCTCCGGCCACCTTCGATGTGCCCTCGGGAGCCGATGCTGGCACGCCCCTCACCGTGCAGTTCGCGCCCAAGTTCAAGGTGGATGCCGGGGTCGTCCTGACCTTCGAGAGCAACCAGTCGGCGGGGCCGATGGCCGCGGTCAGTCTTCATGGAAGGGGCGTGGAGCCCCGGTATTCCGTGCCCGAGCTGCTGGACTTCGAGGAGCGGCTGGTGAGCGCGCAGGCGCAAAAGACGCTGACCTTCGAGAACACGGGGACCGGCGTCCTCCACATCACCCAGATTGCCCTCCAGGGCGCCGACCAGGCCTACTTCGATCTCCAAGAACACGCCCTCTCGATTCCGGAGAACGCCTCCAGGGACCTGAACGTGACGTTCAGACCGGAGTCGGCGCGCCTGTTCGATGCGCAGCTCACCTTTGCCAGCAATCAGCCGAACAGGACGTCAGGAAGCGTCAACCTTCGGGGCAAAGGCGTCTCGCTGGGCTACACGCTGTCAGCTCCGTCCCTGGACTTTGGATTCGTCGGGCTGGGAACCAGCAGCACTCAACCGATCGAAGGGACCTTGATGGTCTCCAACACGGGCACGGGGACCATCACCCTCAACCTTCAAGTCGAGGGCGGTGCCTCGGCCTTCACGGTGAATCCGGCCACCCTCACCGTGCCTCAGGGGCAGTCCAGGCCCATCCCGGTCACGTTCACCCCCTCCCAGGAGAGCACGGCTCAAGCCAACCTGAAGATCACCAGCAACATCCAGGGCAGGCTGGACACCCTCGTGATGAAGGGAACGGGCGCCCGGCCGAATTTCCAGGTGGAGCCGCCCTCCCTGGAGTTCGGGCCCATGTATTCGGGGGGCGCGGCCACCCTGCCGGTGACCATCCGGAACATGGGGAATGTTCCCATCCGGCTGGTGTCGATGGGCCTCTCCCCGGAGACCGGAATCTTCACCCACACGGCAAGCCTGCCCCGGGAGATTGCCGTGGGCTCCGCGGGGTTTTACACCTTCAATGTCCGCTTCGCGCCCAGGGCCCAGGATGCCTTCTCCTCCCACTCGAGCTCTCTGACGATTCAGGCGACCTCCGCGACCGGACAAGGAACGGGAACGGCACCGACCGAGAGCAAGACGGTGCTCCTCACGGGGACCAAGGCCAATGCGCCGCAACTGAGCATGGACCTGCCAGGGGGCAAGCATAACTTTGGCTCGGTTCAGGTCGGAGCCGAGTCGAAGTTGACGATCACCCTCAGCAACTCCAGCTCCGCTCCCGTCTACGTGGCAGGAATCACCGAGGCGTTGCCCCACTTCCATGTGGTGTACGCGGATCCCCTGACCCAACCCATCACCAACACCTCGCCCTGGACCTTCCAGGTGGTCTTCTCGCCGACCCAGGAGGCCTCCACGGGGGAGCGGATGCTCAACGTCAACTTCCTGGGGTTCGAGTCCTTGCCGTTCACCGTGCAGGGCTCGGGCGTCGCCGCGAAGATGAGCTTCGACCCGCTGGTGCTCGACTTCAAGAACCAGCGCGTGGAGACGACCAGCGGCGCCAAGCTGGTGTTGATCAAGAACGAAGGGTCCACGGATCTGGTGATTTCGCAGATCCTCCCCTCGGACAATGTCTTCAGTTTCACGGCGGTCGAGACGCTCACGGATGGCGACGGGCGCGCCCTCGCCGCGCTCGATGGGGGCACGCCCAGCCCACCGGATGGGGGCTGGACCGTGGGGCCTCAGAAGCACCTGGCCGTGTTCGTGCAGTTCACCCCCAAGGAGCTGGTGGCCAAGGAAGAGCAGCTCATCGTCCTCAGCAAGTACTTCTCCGCCGGAGATGGGGGCTTCCCGGTCCTGAAGGGAACCGGCGTGGATGGCCGCCTGGTGCTGGCCTCCGATGGGGGCCTCGTGTTCGACGGGGTGGAGGTGGGCACGTCCGGCACCCAGTTCGCGCGGCTCGTCAACGTGGGCAACTACCCGCTCCGGCTCGAGAGCATCGATGCGTCGGCGAGCTCCGCCTTCAGCCTCTCCCGGGAGTGTGAAGGGGTGGTCCTGGAGCAAGACGGAGGAAGTTGCCCGGTGGGCGTCACGTTCACGCCGCCCTACCGGGGGGCCTTCGTGGAAGACGCCGTGGTGACGAGTGATTCGCCGACCAATGGCGAGCTGCGGATCCAGTTGTCGGGCAAGGCCGTGGCCGCGGACATGAAGCTGCTGCCGGGCGAGCTCCGGTTTGGTCCATCCAACCTGGGAGAGGCGATCACCCGGGAGTTCTCCGTCGTCAACGATGGAGAGCGGGATCTGCTCGTGTCGCGAATCGCCATCGAGAGCAGTGGGGCGGATGCGGGCACGGAAGGCAGCTTCCTGGTCGAGGAGTCGGATGGCGGCTCGCAGTTCCGCGTGGACGCGGGGGCCAGCGCTTCGGTGCGGATCAGCTTCATGCCCCGGACGGCGGGCGGCCACGTGGGCCGCGCCGTGGTCTACTCCAACGGGGTGAGGGGAGACGGGGGCACGATGGCCGTGCAACTGGAAGGCAGCGGCGTCGCGCCCGTCCTGCAGATGAGCCCCGATGGGGGCCTGCTGTTCGCCAACACGCCCGTGGGAGGCCACTCCGTGCTTCCCCTGACCGTGAAGAACGTGGGGGAAGGTCAGCTCAAGCTGAGCAACATCGTGGTGAGGGGGCTGGACATGAGCACCTTCGAGGTGTCGCCCTCCAGCTTGCAGCCGCTGGCGAAGGATGCCACCGCCACGCTGACGGTTACGATGAGCCCGCAGGCGGAGCGGCAGTTCTTCGCCCAGGTGGAGATGACCTCGAATGAGCTGAGCCACCCGCTGGTGAGCGTGCCGCTGACAGGGGCGGGGGGCAGCCGGAAGATCCAGATTCCCCCGCTGCTGAATTTCGGCTTGCAGTTGGTCAACAAGACGTCGGCCAAGCGCATCGTGACCCTGGTGAACCGGGACCAGCAGCCCGTGGTCATCAAGAAGCTGGAGCTCGAGCAGGAAACGGTGGGCCAGTTCGTCCACGACGAAATCCCATCCGACTACACCCTGGCGCCCTATCCCATCGGCCAGGACGCGGGGACGTCCTACCATCAGCTCGACCTGGGAATGGTGTTCACCCCCACGGCGGAAGCCAAGGTGAGCGCCCGGCTGAAAATCTACATGGATGATTCCCCGGCGCCGCGGGTGGTGGAGCTGCGGGGGGAGGGCACATCCTCGGTGTTCTCGATGTCTCCTCCGGCGCTGGAGTTCGGGGTGGTGCGCAGCGGCAGCAAGGTGGACAAGCGGCTCACCATCACCAACCTGAGCGATGAGCCCGTGACGCTCTATGGACCGTCCCAGTCCTACACGAAGGGCGAGGGCTTCCAGATCCTGGACTGGAGCGAGGGCGTTCCCCGGCAGCTCGACGGGGGGGCCTCCACCACGGTGCAGGTCTCCTATGAAGTCCCGAAGCAGACGTTGTCGGAGGCGACGCTCATCTTTTCCTCCGAGCCCCGCCAGCGCCGGGGCGTGGAGGTGCCGATGACGGGCCGGACCATCGACCTCACGGTCAGTGTGAAGCCGGACAACCTGGACTTCGAGCGGGTGGATGTCGGGGCCCCGGCCGAGTCCAGGGAGGTGGTCATCACCAACAACTCGTCCTCGGCCCAGAAGGTGGATGTCGGGCAGAGCCTGGAGGACTCGCCCTTCACCCTGGAAGCGGCCGCCCTGGCCAGTCCGATCCCTGCGGGCGGGAGCGCCTCGTTCACGGTGACGTTCGAACCCCAGACGACCTCGCTGGCCGAGAGCGAGGTGCTGGTTCGGGTCCAGGGCACGGAGACGCCCGAAGTGCGGCTGCCCGTGCGAGGACAGGGCCGCAGCCTGACGGGACAGGGCGGCGGGTGTTCCTTCGGCAGCACCGGGGTGGGAAGCGCCAGCCTGCTGGCCTTGATGGCCCTCTGGGTCTGGGGCTCCCGGCGGAGGAACGGATAA